Proteins encoded in a region of the Rutidosis leptorrhynchoides isolate AG116_Rl617_1_P2 chromosome 9, CSIRO_AGI_Rlap_v1, whole genome shotgun sequence genome:
- the LOC139867829 gene encoding uncharacterized protein — MQQLKEFDNEAFVWLAKIPAQQWARSHFTGRAVSDDLLSNMCECFNRWLVDARDKPIVTALEYIREYCMKRIVNVMINISKTNGPLTPVTTKLFEKIKSEAHQCIVLWGGNHRYQVSGKVNQYVVDMETRSCACKKWELTEIPCKHAIAVFYNMCKNGLETGEPETWVHPVYLLNTWINTYQYSIEPLNGRSSWPKAEGMFKLVSAKNVSTPGRPKNKKRLS, encoded by the coding sequence ATGCAACAATTGAAGGAGTTTGATAATGAAGCTTTTGTTTGGTTAGCTAAAATTCCTGCCCAACAGTGGGCAAGGAGTCATTTTACAGGAAGGGCTGTGTCAGATGACTTGCTCAGTAACATGTGTGAGTGTTTTAACAGATGGTTAGTTGATGCACGTGACAAACCCATAGTTACAGCTTTAGAATACATCCGAGAGTATTGCATGAAAAGAATTGTTAACGTAATGATCAACATTTCCAAGACTAATGGTCCTTTAACACCTGTAACCACCAAATTGTTTGAGAAAATCAAATCTGAGGCTCACCAGTGTATTGTCTTATGGGGTGGAAATCATAGGTACCAAGTGAGTGGAAAAGTTAATCAATATGTTGTGGATATGGAGACTAGGTCATGTGCTTGTAAAAAGTGGGAACTAACAGAAATACCTTGTAAGCATGCTATTGCAGTGTTTTATAACATGTGTAAAAATGGTTTGGAAACTGGTGAACCAGAAACATGGGTTCATCCAGTTTATTTGTTAAATACATGGATCAACACTTACCAATATAGCATTGAACCACTGAATGGGAGAAGTTCATGGCCAAAGGCAGAAGGCATGTTCAAACTGGTATCAGCAAAGAATGTTTCCACACCTGGTCGTCCAAAAAATAAAAAAAGGTTgtcatga